The DNA sequence AAATATTTAAAAAATATAATTTAACAATTAGCTATGGACAAGAGATAGATTTAGAGAATATAATTAATTCTTTTATCGTAAAAGGCTACGAAAGAGTTGATATGATAGAGGGAACTGGTCAATTTAGTGTAAGAGGTGGCTTGATTGATTTTTATCCAATAAATAGAGCAAATCCTATAAGAATTGAGCTATTTGATGATGAAGTTGATTCTATTAGAGTTTTTGATATAAAAAATCAAAGGTCTATAGATAGCTTAGATGAAGTAGATATACCACCTTTTAAAGAAGTGTTAATAGAAAACAATATAATAAATGATGTCAAAGAAAAGCTGCAAAAAGATTTAGAATTTTCAGTAAATAACTTATCTACTAAAGCATACTCTAGTTTTGTAGAAAAATTAGAGGATAAGTTTAGACATTATATTGATATAATGGATGATGGTGGATGCATACAAAATATTAATATGGTGACTCCTTATATTGACAATAAATTAACAAGCATTACAAGCTACTTTGATAAAGACAGTTTAATGATATTAGATGAACCACAAAGAATAAATGAAGAATATGAAAATATAAAAAATGATTTTATTAGTAAATATACAGATTTATTTGAAAGAGGAGAATTACTAAGTAAACATAAAGATATTTATTATGAATATGATGATATAATGGATCAAATAAAATCAAGAGAATGTATTTGTATATCGGCCTTATTAAAAAGCATAAATGGATTTGAGCCAAGAGAAATAATAAGTATGGTATCTAAAGAAATACAACCATTTCATAATAAACTTAATTTATTAGCTGAAGAACTTAAAAGATTAAAATATAATGGATATAAAATTATTATATTATCAGGAACAGAAGATAGAGGTAAAAGGCTTGAAAAAAATCTTTTGAATTTGGATATAGATTGTTTATATATAGAAAATAGAGATAGAGTTATTTATTCTAGCCAAATATTTATTACTCAAGGAACAATTAATAAAGGCTTTGAATATCCAGCTTTAAAATTAATGTTTATTAGTGACAAAGAAATATTTGGAGCCAATAAAAGGAAAAGACGTGTCAAATCAAAAGATGGTGCTAGAAAGATTTCATCATTTACGGATTTAAAAATTGGAGATTATGTTGTTCATGAAAGCCACGGTATAGGTAAATATACAGGTATTGAGCAGTTAAATGTTCAGGGAATTAAGAAAGATTATTTATGTATAAAATATTTGGGAAAAGATAAATTATTTGTTCCTGTTGAACAAATGGATTTAATACAAAAATATATCGGAGCAGATTCTGTAAAACCTAAAGTGAATAAATTAGGTAGTGGAGATTGGGTAAAAACAAAAAATAGAGTTAAAAAATCTATAGAAGATATGGCAATGGATCTTTTAGAATTGTATGCTAAAAGACATTTACAAGAAGGTTATAGCTTTTCAGAAGATACACCATGGCAAAAACAATTTGAAGATTTATTTCCATATGAGGAAACACCGGATCAGTTAAAGTGTATAAAAGAAATTAAGGATAACATGGAGAAAAAAGAATCTATGGACAGGTTGTTGTGTGGAGATGTTGGTTATGGTAAAACAGAAGTTGCATTAAGAGCAGCTTTTAAGGCAGTGATGGATAGTAAACAAATAGCTTTCCTAGTTCCCACGACAATATTGGCACAACAGCATTATAATACAATAAAAGAAAGATTTAAAGATTTTCCAGTAAAAATCGAAATGTTAAGTAGGTTTAGAACTCCATTGCAGCAGAAAAAAATTATTTCAGATGTTAAAATTGGAAATATAGATATAATTGTTGGGACACATAGATTATTATCAAATGATGTGAAATTTTATGATATAGGATTATTAATTATAGATGAAGAACAGCGGTTTGGTGTAAAACATAAGGAGAAAATAAAGAAAATAAAAGAAAATGTTGACGTATTAACATTAACAGCTACTCCGATACCTAGGACACTTCATATGTCATTAATTGGCGTTCGTGACATGAGTTTGATTGAAGAACCACCAGAGGAACGCTATCCTATACAAACGTATGTAATGGAATATAATGACCAGTTGGTTATAGATGCTATAAAGAAAGAAATGAATAGAAAAGGGCAAGTTTATTTTGTGTTTAATAGAGTTAAGGGTATTAAAAAAATGGCAGCACATATAAAAGATTTAGTGCCAGAAGCGAGAATTGCAGTTGCTCATGGGCAAATGAGTGAGCGAGAATTAGAACACATTATGATTGATTATTTAGAAGGACAATATGATATTCTCGTATGTACAACTATAATAGAAACTGGATTAGATATACCTAATGTGAATACTATGATTATATATGATTCCGACAAAATGGGTTTATCGCAGCTATATCAATTAAGAGGAAGGGTAGGCCGATCAAATAAAGTTGCTTTTTCATATTTTACATACGAAAAAGACAAGGTGTTATCAGAGGTTGCTGAAAAAAGGTTAAAAGCAATTAAAGAATTTACCGAATTTGGTTCAGGTTTCAAAATTGCTATGAGAGATTTAGAAATAAGAGGAGCTGGTAATATACTAGGTTCAGAACAACATGGACATATGGCTGCTATTGGGTATGATCTTTATGTAAAATACTTAGAGGAAACAATAAATGAACTTAAAGGTAAAATAAAAACAAAACAAGTTGAGACGACTATAGAATTGAATATTGACGGGTATATTTCAAATAAATATATACAAAATGAACAACAGAAAGTTGAAATGTATAAAAAAATATCATCAGTTCAAAGCGTAGAAGACTATAGGGATGTTATTGAGGAATTAATAGATAGATACGGAGACATACCTAAAGAAGTAGAAAATTTAATAAAAATTGCTTATATTAAATCTATTTGTAATAGAAATGGTATAGTAAGTGTAGTTCAAAAGAATAATGAAATTAAGATTGAATTTGATAGTATAAATATTTTAACACCAATGTTTCTTAATGAACTTTCGAATTTTTTTGGTAAAGGTATTAGTTTTGATTTATCAAGAACACCTGGTTTGAAATATAAATTTAATAATACTAATCAAAGCAAGATATTGTCTAGCATAGAGAAAGTAGTTAACAAAATTGACAGTTTAAATAATGAATAAGTTATTATATACTATATATTGTAGTATGGATTTTTATGTAGGTAGAGGAGTGAAAGATTTGACAAAGAATAAATTTATAGTTTTAATAACTATACTTATGAGTTTTGCAATTTTTATGGCTGGTTGTTCTATAAGTAAAGATGATGCAGTTGCATTAGTAAATGACAAACCAGTATTGAAAGCTGACTTTGATCAGTATTTAGAATATAGGAAAAAACTTGCAGAAGCAAGTGGTTATGTTGCACCAGATATGTGGGATAATGATGCTGGTGATGGAAAAACATTTGAAACTATTATTAGAGAAGCTGTTTTAGAAGATTTAGTACTTCAAGAAGTTCAGATGCAAAATGCTGATAATAATAATATAAAGGTTGATGAGAAAGAAGTTGAAGAGAGTATTAATACTTATATTTCAACTCCAGAAGATAAAAAGAATTTTGAACAGTATTTAAATAGCATGAACTTAAGTGAAGAATTTTTTAAGGAGTTTATTTTAAAAAGAAGTCTTATAATAAATAAGTATATTGATGAGGTAATGGAAGTAGAAGAACAAGAAGCTAAAGATTATTATGAACAGAGAAAACAATTATATGATAGCGTAAGAGCAAGTCATATATTGGTTGAAACTGAAGAAGAGGCTTTAGATATAATTAAACAGCTTAATGAAGGTGCTGATTTTGCTACTTTAGCTAAAGAAAAATCTACTGGACCATCTGCTAGTAATGGTGGAGATATAAATTATTTTAGACGTGGAGAAATGGTGTCTGAGTTTGCAGATGCTGCATTTGATTTAGAAGTAGGAGAAATTAGCGGCGTAGTTAAAACTAAATATGGATATCATGTAATAAAGGTTACAGATAGCAAAATTGGATTTGATAGTAATAAAGAAGATGTTGAGAGAAGCATAAAACAAAGTATATATAATCAACAGATACAAGAAGAAAGAGAAAAAGCTAATGTTGAGATTTTATTGAAATTTGAGGAGCCTAAGAAGTCAGAAGAAAATAATGAAAACGAAGCTACTGAATCAGATGAAAATAATAACCAACAAAATAGTAATGAACAAGATAATAATACAGAAGAGAATAATAATTAAAAAAGCCGTTTAAACGGCTTTTTTTTTGTAAATAATAAATGTAATTAGTAATTTTAGATTTCAATTTTTAGGTATAAGCAAATTTTAAAAATTCCAGCTATGTATAAAATAATCTTAACAGTAAAATAATAATACATAAGAACTGCTTCAATTTTATAACTAGGAGGGAAAAATTTTGAAAGCTACAGGAATTGTTAGAAGAATTGATGATTTAGGTAGAGTAGTAATACCTAAAGAAATAAGAAGAACTTTACGTATTAAAGAAGGAGATCCACTAGAAATATTTACTGATAGAGAAGGGCAAGTTATATTAAAGAAATATTCTCCTATAGGAGAACTAGGTGAATTTGCAGAGGAATATGCAGAAGCATTAAGTCAAACTGTTAAACATATTGCAATTGTCTGTGATAGAGATACTGTAGTAGCAATATCAGGTGCATCTAATAAGGAATATTATGATAAAAGACTTAGTACTGAATTAGAAAAGATTATTGAAAGCAAAGAGATTTATGAAACTGCTGGTGAAATAAAACCTATTAGATTAATATTAGATGAAGCAAGTTCAGAGCAATATGTAACACAAATTATAGCACCTGTAGTTTCACAAGGAGATCCAATTGGAGCAGTAATATTAGCTTCAAAAGAATCAGGAGCTACTATGGGAGAAGTAGAAATTAAATTAGCAGAAACTGCAGCTAGGTTTTTAGCAAAACAAATGGAAGGTTAAAAAAAGCCTGCTTATTTAAGCAGGTTTTTTTATGTGATGCATTAAACTCAAATTATTTATAGAGATTATAAGCATTAAACAAAATCTATTATTTTATATGAATTGCTTACTCCTATGAAAAAATGGAATAGGAGATTAATTATATTTTTAACGTTATATAAATAATCATAGTTAAAAAAAAGTATTAGATAAATTATAATGTAATATATTTATTTTATATAGTAAAAATTTATAGTAAAATTCAAATTATTTATAAAAAATTCATCACTTCTTAATTATGAAACTCATTCATGTACCTCAAACTCAGTCTGGATAAGCCATTCACTTTAAATTAAAATTTAGGTTCTGTGCTGATAATTTAGAACTATATAGCACATTATGGGGGTATATATGAAGATCAGGAATAAATATACTTTATCCTGTTTTAGAAGATTGTAATTTATTTTTTTATTTAATTAAAACATAATATTTGCTATAATAGAAAATGTTAAGTACAATATAGGCTTTTAAAGCCTTTAGGAGGATAATTAATGAGCAAGAAGTCTTTTTTAAAAGGAGCTGTCATTTTAGGAGCAGCCGGAATATTAGTTAAAGTATTAGGAGCATTTTACAGAATACCATTAGTAAATTTAATAGGAGACGAAGGTATGGGTTATTATCAAACCTCATACCCAATATATAACTTGCTGTTTGCAATATCAACAGCTGGCTTGCCTGTAGCTATAGCAAAATTAGTATCAGAGAAAAGAGCCTTAGGGCAGTACAAAAACGCACAAAGAATATTTAGGATTTCGTTTTTAGGCTTAATTATAGGAGGAGTATTAACTTCATCGATAATTTTCTTTGGTAGTGGTATGATAGTTTCTTATTTAGAGAATCCAAAAGCGTATTATGCTATGATGGCATTAACACCAGCATTGTTATTTGTACCAATTATGTCAGCTATTAGAGGGTATTTTCAAGGACGTCAAAATATGGTACCTACTGCATGTTCACAAATTGTAGAGCAGATATTTAGAGTAGGTATAGGATTATATCTTGCTTACATATTATTAGATAAAGGTTTAGATAAAGCTGCTGGAGGAGCTGCTTTTGGAGCTTCTGCGGGTGCAATTGGTGGTACAATATTGATGGTATTAATATACCTATACAATAGAAAAAATATTAAAGACGAAATTAGAACTGATTCTACAGAAGTTTACGAAAGTACAAATCAGATTATAAAAAATATATTAATTATTGCTATACCTATTACTATGGGAGCGGCAATTGTACCATTAATTAATAGTATAGATGTTGCAATAGTTATGCGAAAACTTCAGGTAATAGGGTATACTAAAATCGAGGCTTCAAAGCTGTATGGACGAATGGCAGGCATGGCTCAGACATTAATAAATTTCCCGCAAGTTTTTTCAATTGCATTATCAATGAGCTTAGTACCAGCTATATCAGCTGCATATGCTACACTAGATTATAAGAATGTTAGAGATATATCTATTTCTGGAATTAGGGTATCATTAGTTATTGGTTTACCAGCGGCATTAGGATTATATGCTCTAGCAGTGCCAATAATGAAGTTATTATATTTTACTCAGAGTTTAGAGGTACAAGAAAGTGCTGGTTCTATTTTATCAGTACTTGCATTTAGTGTAATATTTTTAGCATTAGTGCAGTCAATGACAGGTATTTTACAAGCTATAGGAAAGCCATTTATACCTGTTAGGAATCTTATTATAGGTGCAGCATGTAAAGTTGTAATAACTTATACACTTACAGGAATAAAAAGTATCAACATTTATGGAGCTGTTATAGGAACAATATGTGCATATGCAATAGCTAGTATATTAAATTATGTATCTGTCAAAAAATATGTTAATATAAGGCCAAATTTTATAGATGTATTTATTAAACCAGCTATTGCAGCTGTAATTATGCTTATTGCTGTTAAAATATCTTACCTATACATATGTAAGTATATTCCAGAGAGATTAACAACGATTATAGCTATTATTATCGGAGGAATAATTTATGGTGTAGCATTAATTGTAACAGGTGCAATTACCCAAAGAGATTTTGAAATTATACCAAAAGGAAATAAAATAGTAAAGGTGTTAAGAAAGTATAGATTAATTAGGAAGTAGTATTCAACCCAAATTATTCATATTTTAAAATAATGAGTTATTATATAGGTGGTGTAAAAATGGCGAAAATAACTATTGTAGGATTAGGTTATGGGAATTACTCTTCACTTACATTATCAGCAGCTGAGAGTATAAAAAAGTCTAATAGATTATATTTTAGAACAAAAAACCATGAGGTTGCTGATTATTTAAAAGGAATGGGTAAAGAAATTACGTCATATGATTATGTTTATGAAGAAAGTCAAACTTTTGATCAAGTATATGAAATAATAACAAATGATTTAATAGAAAATGCTAATAGATATAACGAAATATCATATTGTGCTCCAGGCAATCCAGTACTATCAGATAAAATTGTGCAGTTACTTTTAGAAAAAGAAAAAAAAGGATTAATAAAGCTAGACATAATAGGTAGTATAAGTATTGTTGATGAAGTATTAAAAACAGTCAAAAAAAATGATGATAAAAGCTTAAAAATAGTTAATGCATTAGATATAGGTAATCAATATTTGGATATTAATAGTGAAAATATAATCATTAATGTTTATGATCAACTAATAGCTTCTGAAATAAAGCTATATATAAGTGAAATATATGGTGACGAATTTGAAATTTATGTTTTAAATAAAAACAAAGAGGAATTAGATTTCACGTCAAAAAAAGTTTTAGTCTATGAAATTGATAGATTGACTAGTTGGGATCATAAATCTTGCTTGTTTATACCTGCTGTTGATTATTTAAATAAACAAGTATATAATTTACACGATCTGATAACAATAATGGAAAGATTAAGAGGTAAGAA is a window from the Abyssisolibacter fermentans genome containing:
- the mfd gene encoding transcription-repair coupling factor, which encodes MSKNVFVDQMKNLASYNKIVKSIKNDMSPILVHGLSMENISHIAYCLNFHLSKQILIVTHDEFRAKKIVEDLKFFNNNSAEIFPVKQLLLYDIDAFSHEIHNQRLKVMNRLCNKEKIIVVASVETLLNKIIKPQIFKKYNLTISYGQEIDLENIINSFIVKGYERVDMIEGTGQFSVRGGLIDFYPINRANPIRIELFDDEVDSIRVFDIKNQRSIDSLDEVDIPPFKEVLIENNIINDVKEKLQKDLEFSVNNLSTKAYSSFVEKLEDKFRHYIDIMDDGGCIQNINMVTPYIDNKLTSITSYFDKDSLMILDEPQRINEEYENIKNDFISKYTDLFERGELLSKHKDIYYEYDDIMDQIKSRECICISALLKSINGFEPREIISMVSKEIQPFHNKLNLLAEELKRLKYNGYKIIILSGTEDRGKRLEKNLLNLDIDCLYIENRDRVIYSSQIFITQGTINKGFEYPALKLMFISDKEIFGANKRKRRVKSKDGARKISSFTDLKIGDYVVHESHGIGKYTGIEQLNVQGIKKDYLCIKYLGKDKLFVPVEQMDLIQKYIGADSVKPKVNKLGSGDWVKTKNRVKKSIEDMAMDLLELYAKRHLQEGYSFSEDTPWQKQFEDLFPYEETPDQLKCIKEIKDNMEKKESMDRLLCGDVGYGKTEVALRAAFKAVMDSKQIAFLVPTTILAQQHYNTIKERFKDFPVKIEMLSRFRTPLQQKKIISDVKIGNIDIIVGTHRLLSNDVKFYDIGLLIIDEEQRFGVKHKEKIKKIKENVDVLTLTATPIPRTLHMSLIGVRDMSLIEEPPEERYPIQTYVMEYNDQLVIDAIKKEMNRKGQVYFVFNRVKGIKKMAAHIKDLVPEARIAVAHGQMSERELEHIMIDYLEGQYDILVCTTIIETGLDIPNVNTMIIYDSDKMGLSQLYQLRGRVGRSNKVAFSYFTYEKDKVLSEVAEKRLKAIKEFTEFGSGFKIAMRDLEIRGAGNILGSEQHGHMAAIGYDLYVKYLEETINELKGKIKTKQVETTIELNIDGYISNKYIQNEQQKVEMYKKISSVQSVEDYRDVIEELIDRYGDIPKEVENLIKIAYIKSICNRNGIVSVVQKNNEIKIEFDSINILTPMFLNELSNFFGKGISFDLSRTPGLKYKFNNTNQSKILSSIEKVVNKIDSLNNE
- a CDS encoding peptidylprolyl isomerase, whose protein sequence is MNKLLYTIYCSMDFYVGRGVKDLTKNKFIVLITILMSFAIFMAGCSISKDDAVALVNDKPVLKADFDQYLEYRKKLAEASGYVAPDMWDNDAGDGKTFETIIREAVLEDLVLQEVQMQNADNNNIKVDEKEVEESINTYISTPEDKKNFEQYLNSMNLSEEFFKEFILKRSLIINKYIDEVMEVEEQEAKDYYEQRKQLYDSVRASHILVETEEEALDIIKQLNEGADFATLAKEKSTGPSASNGGDINYFRRGEMVSEFADAAFDLEVGEISGVVKTKYGYHVIKVTDSKIGFDSNKEDVERSIKQSIYNQQIQEEREKANVEILLKFEEPKKSEENNENEATESDENNNQQNSNEQDNNTEENNN
- the spoVT gene encoding stage V sporulation protein T, with the translated sequence MKATGIVRRIDDLGRVVIPKEIRRTLRIKEGDPLEIFTDREGQVILKKYSPIGELGEFAEEYAEALSQTVKHIAIVCDRDTVVAISGASNKEYYDKRLSTELEKIIESKEIYETAGEIKPIRLILDEASSEQYVTQIIAPVVSQGDPIGAVILASKESGATMGEVEIKLAETAARFLAKQMEG
- a CDS encoding putative polysaccharide biosynthesis protein: MSKKSFLKGAVILGAAGILVKVLGAFYRIPLVNLIGDEGMGYYQTSYPIYNLLFAISTAGLPVAIAKLVSEKRALGQYKNAQRIFRISFLGLIIGGVLTSSIIFFGSGMIVSYLENPKAYYAMMALTPALLFVPIMSAIRGYFQGRQNMVPTACSQIVEQIFRVGIGLYLAYILLDKGLDKAAGGAAFGASAGAIGGTILMVLIYLYNRKNIKDEIRTDSTEVYESTNQIIKNILIIAIPITMGAAIVPLINSIDVAIVMRKLQVIGYTKIEASKLYGRMAGMAQTLINFPQVFSIALSMSLVPAISAAYATLDYKNVRDISISGIRVSLVIGLPAALGLYALAVPIMKLLYFTQSLEVQESAGSILSVLAFSVIFLALVQSMTGILQAIGKPFIPVRNLIIGAACKVVITYTLTGIKSINIYGAVIGTICAYAIASILNYVSVKKYVNIRPNFIDVFIKPAIAAVIMLIAVKISYLYICKYIPERLTTIIAIIIGGIIYGVALIVTGAITQRDFEIIPKGNKIVKVLRKYRLIRK
- the mazG gene encoding nucleoside triphosphate pyrophosphohydrolase, whose translation is MAKITIVGLGYGNYSSLTLSAAESIKKSNRLYFRTKNHEVADYLKGMGKEITSYDYVYEESQTFDQVYEIITNDLIENANRYNEISYCAPGNPVLSDKIVQLLLEKEKKGLIKLDIIGSISIVDEVLKTVKKNDDKSLKIVNALDIGNQYLDINSENIIINVYDQLIASEIKLYISEIYGDEFEIYVLNKNKEELDFTSKKVLVYEIDRLTSWDHKSCLFIPAVDYLNKQVYNLHDLITIMERLRGKNGCPWDMKQTHSSLREYVLEEAYEVVEAINNDDSDNLAEELGDLLLQVIFHSQIAKEEGTFNLWDVIAKLSSKLINRHPHVFGEVKVDTANQVRHIWESIKDKEKNIESYSEGLENIPKGLSALMRSHKIQKKVAKIGFDWDNINQVLEKVKEEFRELEEAIENNDQSNIEEELGDLLFAVVNLSRFCKVNPETSLINTIEKFIFRFKFMEEESKKQDRDLKEMTLKEMNELWNLSKIHKNLKKDKK